From the genome of Gemmatimonadota bacterium, one region includes:
- the asnS gene encoding asparagine--tRNA ligase produces MKPTDVEDLRNHSEETVTLRGWVDNVRSSGKILFLILRDGTGRVQCVLAKKEVGEELFDRARGLPQESAVTVTGTVSLDDRAPGGAELHASGVEVLAEAEPFPITPKEHGAAYLLDHRHLWLRSARQHAILRVRAEVIRSLQEFFDTRGFLRVDSPILTSNACEGTSTLFSTDYFGQEAYLSQSGQLYAEASALAFGKVYCYGPTFRAEKSKTRRHLTEFWMVEPEVAHLTLPGLLELAEEFVSHIVQSVLKNRRLELESLGRDLSRLEKIVPPFPRLRYAEAIAIAREGGSEVTDGEDLGAPDETRIAERYDKPVMVTHYPQQVKAFYMARDPEEPDRALCVDMLAPEGYGEIIGGSEREADLDRLLERMRHEEIPEETLSWYTDLRRYGTVPHAGFGLGVERVVAWLCGITHVRETIPFPRLIHRLNP; encoded by the coding sequence ATGAAACCGACTGATGTGGAAGACCTTCGGAACCACTCCGAAGAGACCGTGACGCTGCGCGGGTGGGTGGACAATGTCCGATCGAGCGGGAAGATCCTGTTTCTGATCCTCCGGGATGGAACGGGAAGAGTGCAGTGCGTCCTTGCGAAGAAGGAAGTGGGCGAGGAACTCTTCGATCGGGCTCGGGGACTTCCGCAGGAGTCGGCCGTGACGGTGACGGGGACCGTCTCGCTGGATGATCGGGCTCCCGGTGGCGCGGAGCTGCACGCTTCGGGCGTAGAGGTACTGGCCGAGGCGGAGCCCTTCCCGATCACGCCGAAGGAGCATGGGGCGGCGTACTTGCTGGACCATCGGCATCTCTGGCTGAGATCGGCACGCCAGCACGCCATCCTGCGCGTGCGGGCGGAAGTCATTCGCTCGCTTCAGGAGTTCTTCGACACCCGAGGCTTCCTCCGCGTGGACAGCCCCATTCTCACTTCCAATGCGTGCGAGGGTACCTCCACGCTCTTCTCCACCGACTACTTCGGGCAGGAAGCCTACCTCTCGCAGAGCGGTCAGCTCTATGCGGAGGCGTCCGCTCTGGCCTTCGGCAAGGTGTACTGCTATGGGCCCACCTTCCGGGCGGAGAAATCGAAGACGCGCCGCCATCTCACCGAGTTCTGGATGGTGGAGCCGGAAGTGGCGCACCTGACCCTCCCGGGGCTTCTGGAACTGGCGGAGGAGTTTGTCTCGCATATCGTCCAGTCGGTGCTGAAGAACCGTCGCCTCGAGCTGGAATCGCTGGGGAGGGATCTTTCACGGCTGGAGAAGATCGTGCCGCCCTTCCCGAGACTCCGTTACGCCGAAGCCATTGCCATCGCACGGGAAGGTGGCTCGGAAGTCACCGATGGTGAGGATCTCGGCGCGCCGGACGAGACGCGGATCGCGGAGAGGTACGACAAGCCGGTCATGGTGACGCACTACCCGCAGCAAGTGAAGGCGTTCTACATGGCGAGGGATCCGGAAGAGCCGGATCGCGCGCTCTGTGTGGATATGCTGGCTCCGGAAGGGTATGGGGAGATCATCGGTGGCAGCGAAAGAGAAGCGGACCTGGACCGGTTGCTGGAGCGGATGCGGCACGAGGAGATCCCGGAGGAAACGCTGTCGTGGTACACGGACCTCAGGCGCTATGGAACGGTTCCGCACGCGGGCTTCGGTCTGGGTGTCGAGCGCGTGGTGGCGTGGCTGTGCGGGATCACCCATGTGCGGGAGACGATTCCCTTCCCGCGGCTGATTCATCGTCTGAATCCTTGA
- a CDS encoding potassium transporter TrkG → MSTRAAAWKLAAGLESFGAVAALVGAGGVLLEAGLPAGGGAGAPAAGMFLWLALCLAIQPLLCRGLRRGKPTASGGDWPTLIAGGVFLLVVWGPWGPPRAWDAFLLRGFLVLSLVFRLNRLTAVLAVARVRPARALVSGFLGMIALGTAALSLPGAASGERLDFLTALFTATSATCVTGLTVIDPGTDLSGFGQGVLLVLIQVGGLGLMTFTTLFAAALGRRLGLRERELLRNVLGAESLATVGRTLVAIAGFTLLLEAAGTAALYIHWAEAFPDRGERLFTALFHGVSAFCNAGFSLFSQNMERFAGDTWTYGVISILVLAGGLGFFVLQDLLGRLRAKREESGYALGTRLSVSVSLVLLLGGAAILWLLEGDGTGEGLAPGARVVEAVFLSVTARTAGFNTVDVSSMTHAGTMVLLFLMFVGASPASTGGGVKTVTLGVFLAALRSALRGRRRVEIFRRTLDPGDVSRAMGIIVLGAALTGGSAILLAAVEPFSFEDTLFESVSAFGTVGLSRGITASLGPWGRVIIIVTMFLGRIGPMSLGLALVRRGRGGRYEYPKERVRFG, encoded by the coding sequence TTGAGCACCAGAGCGGCTGCCTGGAAGCTCGCTGCGGGCCTGGAGTCGTTTGGCGCGGTGGCCGCACTCGTCGGAGCCGGGGGCGTCCTCCTGGAGGCGGGCCTTCCTGCTGGAGGCGGGGCGGGCGCTCCCGCCGCCGGGATGTTCTTGTGGCTCGCCTTGTGCCTCGCGATACAACCGCTCCTTTGTCGCGGTCTGCGGCGAGGGAAGCCCACAGCTTCCGGTGGAGACTGGCCCACGCTGATCGCGGGAGGCGTGTTCCTTCTGGTCGTGTGGGGGCCATGGGGACCGCCGCGTGCATGGGATGCGTTCCTCCTCCGTGGCTTTCTGGTGCTCTCGCTGGTTTTTCGACTGAATCGATTGACCGCAGTCCTGGCGGTCGCCCGGGTCAGACCGGCGCGCGCTTTGGTCTCCGGATTCCTCGGGATGATCGCGCTCGGCACCGCTGCCCTCTCGCTACCCGGGGCGGCCAGCGGTGAGCGACTGGACTTCCTGACGGCGCTCTTCACCGCAACTTCCGCAACCTGCGTGACGGGACTTACGGTGATCGATCCGGGCACGGACCTTTCCGGATTCGGGCAGGGCGTGCTGCTCGTCCTCATTCAGGTGGGCGGGTTGGGCCTCATGACCTTCACCACGCTCTTCGCCGCGGCCCTCGGGCGCCGTCTCGGATTGCGTGAGCGGGAACTCCTGCGAAATGTCCTGGGCGCGGAGAGCCTGGCGACCGTGGGGCGGACTCTCGTCGCGATCGCGGGATTCACGCTGTTGCTGGAGGCCGCGGGAACCGCCGCGCTCTACATCCACTGGGCGGAGGCGTTCCCCGATCGGGGAGAGCGGCTGTTCACCGCGCTCTTTCATGGCGTCAGCGCGTTCTGCAACGCGGGCTTCTCCCTCTTCTCGCAGAACATGGAACGCTTCGCGGGAGACACCTGGACTTACGGGGTGATCTCGATCCTGGTGCTGGCCGGAGGGCTGGGGTTCTTCGTGCTGCAGGATCTGCTCGGGCGGCTTCGCGCGAAGCGGGAGGAGTCGGGCTATGCGCTTGGAACGCGCCTTTCGGTGAGCGTCTCTCTGGTGCTGCTCCTCGGAGGCGCGGCGATCCTCTGGCTGTTGGAGGGGGACGGCACCGGGGAGGGTCTTGCGCCCGGGGCTCGCGTCGTGGAGGCGGTGTTCCTTTCGGTGACGGCACGAACGGCGGGCTTCAACACGGTGGATGTGTCGTCCATGACGCACGCCGGGACGATGGTTCTTCTCTTCCTGATGTTTGTGGGAGCCTCCCCGGCGTCTACCGGTGGCGGCGTCAAGACGGTGACGCTGGGAGTCTTTCTGGCGGCGCTTCGTTCAGCCCTGCGCGGACGGCGGCGGGTGGAGATCTTCCGGCGGACACTGGACCCCGGCGATGTCTCGCGTGCGATGGGAATCATCGTCCTCGGGGCGGCGCTGACGGGGGGATCGGCGATCCTTCTGGCCGCGGTGGAACCGTTTTCGTTTGAGGACACGCTGTTCGAATCGGTTTCGGCGTTCGGAACGGTCGGGTTGTCGCGGGGGATCACGGCTTCACTTGGACCGTGGGGGCGGGTGATCATCATCGTGACGATGTTCCTCGGCAGGATCGGGCCGATGTCACTGGGGCTGGCACTGGTGCGGCGAGGTCGTGGCGGCCGGTACGAGTACCCGAAAGAGCGGGTTCGCTTCGGCTAG
- a CDS encoding glycerophosphodiester phosphodiesterase, producing the protein MSGFPLVLGHRGAKACAPENTPRGFLRAIEDGADGVEFDVRCSRDRVPVLLHDATLLRTAHRAARLSQLDAAESRLPRLSAILDEFARVLYLNAEVKEPMPAAAWEVLAAKLPCPEGPGALVSSFSQRALREARLHAPSIPRGLLLGPADTLPQPALVDELGLSVLVLHDSLIHGPAVVESCRSLGTRLWCYVVNEPERARRLGEWGVEAVISDDPGMILRSRR; encoded by the coding sequence GTGAGCGGATTCCCGCTCGTGTTGGGCCACCGGGGCGCGAAGGCCTGCGCCCCGGAGAACACTCCGCGGGGCTTCCTCCGTGCCATCGAAGACGGGGCCGATGGCGTCGAGTTCGATGTACGGTGCTCCCGTGACCGCGTCCCCGTCCTGCTCCACGACGCGACGCTTCTTCGAACGGCCCACCGCGCTGCCCGTCTCTCTCAGTTGGACGCTGCGGAAAGCCGACTCCCCCGCCTTTCGGCCATCCTCGACGAGTTCGCGCGCGTCCTCTATCTGAACGCCGAGGTCAAGGAACCGATGCCCGCCGCGGCATGGGAGGTGCTCGCCGCGAAACTCCCCTGCCCGGAAGGCCCCGGCGCCCTAGTGTCCTCGTTCTCGCAGCGCGCACTTCGCGAGGCCCGCCTTCACGCGCCCTCGATCCCCCGGGGCCTCCTTCTCGGCCCCGCTGACACGCTCCCCCAACCCGCGCTCGTGGATGAGCTTGGCCTTTCGGTGCTGGTGCTTCACGACTCGCTGATTCACGGCCCCGCTGTCGTGGAGTCCTGCCGGTCGCTCGGCACGCGGCTCTGGTGCTATGTCGTCAATGAGCCGGAGCGTGCCCGGCGCCTCGGGGAATGGGGTGTCGAGGCGGTGATCTCCGACGACCCCGGCATGATCCTCCGCTCCCGCCGCTAG
- a CDS encoding FG-GAP-like repeat-containing protein, translated as MYPVHFPRRTTFVAALALLLPSASRATDLAPKAEDQLWLHRNLGAVHFVNDSWPEASRELSAAFRLAPRSAGDARNAGVAHLLAGDLEKARAALDTARRRNPSDPAVLYAWGILEKRAANADAARAALLACREHGGTAPELAYNLGILAVRARDSETALAEFERVLAIGPDLAPRHHASALYRAARTLIQLGRRAEGTEYLREYKALVKAGKGAQLSEEDLEGGELMELADFDRPADVRAAGPLPVFRTTDLPGGPITWAECADLDEDGDRDFLLGDGNALHDLRTDADGARTDVTGSRGLAGLTGVTHARALDMDNDGTVDLLRCGADGIHLHPGVSGAWEVSQPVFPDEARSFCPVDFDHDGDIDLLACTPGGLRLLRNHGDRTFSDATAESGLSGAGAVSLGLSGDLDDDMDVDLLLLTEDGRALPAESLRGGVFRLHSALDALPSGAVDLLLGDFDSDGDLDIAAAGPDGVHLASNEGALRFAPTAAPALSGRVTRPVAGGRSLWSADFDNDGRLDLLAASATGAALALNEGGFAFVNATAALATLSTPAIRPVAPVLADSDGRMDLIIAGPTARLATHIGEVGGWVVLEPVGVKNNLDGLGTQFELLAGSRYARREGKGGPVHFGLGPQPRVDAIRVRWPNGILQGVTDATPGTLTTVEEKAGLVGSCPFLYTFDGHRLVYITDILSVTPLGLPIAPGFYVPPDWDEAIRVTSRQLQPDADGYLVAQVTEELREVTYLDRVQLYAIDHPEHTEAQPNEKFKFPPFPEFGVHLLDEHARPPATAIDHEGRPVTERLLEVDDLVVGDLPLTQYQGITKMHALELDFGEVPPDAPLTLHLTGWFFWTNASINIAISQDPRHDFIPPSILVDDGKGGWSELPIEVGFPAGKMKSIPVDLTGAFPHGRARLRISTTLRIYWDRARLQVGAPSAQPVVRVLSPDSAHLHYRGFSEPIFSASGEEPERFEYDELRATDPPWDPHAGLYTKYGDVTPLVLDPEDMFVIMATGDECTLKWRADRLPPLAPGLQRTYLFLFEGWAKDGDPNTSLAQHVRPLPFHAMSGYPYGAQEHYPDDPLHRAYQAEWNTRRASRVTRDFVADAARAPGTTGSR; from the coding sequence GTGTATCCAGTACACTTCCCGCGACGCACCACCTTTGTCGCCGCGCTGGCCTTGCTTCTCCCCTCGGCTTCCCGGGCCACGGACCTTGCCCCGAAAGCGGAGGACCAGCTCTGGCTCCACCGCAATCTGGGCGCAGTCCACTTCGTGAACGACAGTTGGCCCGAAGCTTCCCGCGAACTCTCCGCCGCATTTCGTCTGGCCCCCCGAAGTGCGGGTGATGCACGGAATGCGGGAGTCGCCCATCTTCTCGCCGGAGATCTGGAGAAAGCCCGCGCCGCGCTCGACACGGCACGCAGGCGGAACCCGTCGGATCCGGCGGTACTCTACGCGTGGGGGATCCTCGAAAAGCGCGCCGCCAACGCGGACGCCGCCCGCGCGGCACTTCTCGCATGCCGGGAGCACGGCGGCACCGCACCGGAGCTGGCCTACAACCTCGGCATTCTGGCGGTGCGTGCCCGCGACAGCGAGACCGCGCTGGCGGAGTTTGAGCGAGTGCTGGCCATCGGCCCCGATCTCGCACCCCGTCATCACGCTTCCGCGCTCTATCGGGCCGCCCGCACGCTCATCCAGCTGGGCCGCCGCGCCGAGGGCACGGAGTACCTCCGCGAGTACAAGGCTCTCGTGAAGGCGGGAAAGGGAGCCCAGTTGTCGGAAGAAGACCTCGAAGGCGGCGAGCTGATGGAACTCGCCGACTTTGACCGCCCTGCCGATGTCCGGGCGGCCGGCCCCCTCCCTGTGTTTCGTACGACCGATCTCCCGGGTGGTCCCATCACCTGGGCGGAGTGCGCGGATCTCGACGAAGACGGCGACCGGGACTTTCTCCTCGGAGATGGAAACGCGCTGCACGACCTCCGGACGGACGCGGACGGGGCACGCACCGATGTCACCGGAAGCCGCGGCCTTGCCGGTCTCACCGGCGTGACGCACGCCCGGGCGCTGGACATGGACAATGACGGTACGGTGGACCTCCTTCGCTGCGGGGCGGATGGAATCCACCTTCACCCTGGAGTGTCCGGCGCATGGGAAGTGTCGCAACCGGTCTTCCCCGATGAAGCCCGCAGCTTCTGTCCGGTGGACTTCGATCATGACGGCGACATCGATCTCCTGGCATGCACCCCCGGCGGCCTCCGCCTTCTGCGGAACCACGGAGACCGCACATTCTCGGACGCCACCGCGGAGTCCGGCCTTTCCGGCGCCGGGGCGGTTTCGCTGGGCCTTTCCGGCGACCTCGACGACGACATGGATGTGGACCTTCTCCTCCTGACGGAAGACGGCCGGGCACTTCCGGCTGAGAGCCTTCGCGGGGGAGTCTTCCGCCTCCACTCCGCCCTGGACGCACTTCCTTCCGGCGCCGTGGACCTCCTTCTCGGCGACTTTGACTCCGACGGAGATCTCGACATCGCAGCCGCCGGACCCGACGGCGTCCATCTTGCTTCCAACGAAGGCGCGCTTCGGTTTGCCCCGACCGCCGCTCCGGCGCTCTCCGGCCGCGTCACTCGCCCGGTGGCGGGGGGGCGTTCGCTCTGGTCCGCCGACTTCGACAACGACGGCCGTCTGGATCTCCTGGCCGCGTCGGCGACCGGTGCGGCACTCGCCCTCAACGAGGGAGGGTTTGCGTTTGTGAACGCGACGGCGGCGCTGGCCACCCTTTCCACCCCTGCGATTCGCCCCGTCGCGCCGGTCCTTGCCGACAGTGACGGGCGGATGGATCTCATCATTGCGGGTCCCACCGCCCGTCTCGCCACGCACATCGGGGAGGTCGGCGGATGGGTCGTGCTGGAACCCGTGGGCGTGAAGAACAACCTCGACGGGCTGGGCACCCAGTTTGAACTTCTCGCGGGCTCCCGCTACGCACGCCGCGAGGGGAAAGGCGGCCCCGTTCACTTCGGTCTCGGACCTCAGCCCCGCGTCGACGCCATCCGCGTACGATGGCCCAACGGCATTCTTCAGGGCGTGACCGATGCCACACCCGGAACGCTCACGACCGTGGAGGAGAAGGCCGGTCTCGTCGGTTCGTGCCCATTCCTCTACACCTTCGACGGCCACCGCCTCGTCTACATCACCGACATCCTTTCCGTCACGCCGCTGGGCCTTCCGATTGCGCCCGGCTTCTATGTCCCGCCCGACTGGGACGAAGCCATCCGTGTCACCTCCCGACAGCTGCAGCCGGACGCCGACGGCTACCTCGTGGCGCAGGTTACCGAAGAGCTCCGCGAGGTCACCTATCTCGACCGCGTTCAGCTCTACGCCATCGACCACCCGGAACACACCGAGGCGCAACCCAACGAGAAGTTCAAGTTCCCGCCCTTCCCCGAGTTCGGCGTGCACCTGCTGGACGAACACGCACGCCCGCCCGCCACGGCCATCGATCACGAAGGCCGCCCGGTCACCGAACGCCTCCTGGAGGTTGACGACCTGGTTGTCGGCGATCTCCCGCTCACGCAGTATCAGGGCATTACGAAGATGCACGCGCTGGAACTCGACTTCGGCGAAGTCCCCCCCGATGCGCCGCTCACGCTCCACCTCACGGGCTGGTTCTTCTGGACGAACGCGTCGATCAACATCGCGATTTCGCAGGACCCCCGGCACGACTTCATCCCGCCGTCGATCCTGGTCGACGACGGGAAGGGAGGCTGGTCGGAACTTCCGATTGAAGTGGGTTTCCCCGCCGGGAAGATGAAGTCGATTCCCGTCGACCTCACCGGCGCCTTCCCCCACGGCCGCGCACGCCTTCGCATTTCCACCACGCTGCGCATTTACTGGGACCGCGCGCGGCTCCAGGTGGGGGCGCCTTCCGCGCAACCGGTCGTTCGCGTCCTCTCCCCCGACTCCGCCCACCTGCATTATCGCGGCTTCTCGGAACCCATCTTCTCGGCGTCTGGTGAGGAGCCCGAACGATTCGAATACGATGAACTTCGCGCCACCGACCCACCGTGGGACCCGCACGCCGGGCTGTATACGAAGTACGGCGATGTCACCCCGCTGGTCCTCGACCCGGAGGACATGTTCGTCATCATGGCCACCGGCGATGAATGCACGCTCAAGTGGCGGGCCGATCGCCTGCCACCCCTGGCGCCCGGTCTGCAGCGCACTTACCTCTTCCTCTTCGAGGGGTGGGCGAAGGATGGAGACCCGAACACCTCCCTGGCGCAGCATGTCCGGCCTCTGCCGTTTCACGCCATGTCCGGGTATCCATACGGTGCCCAGGAGCATTACCCGGACGACCCTCTCCACCGCGCCTACCAGGCTGAATGGAATACGCGACGCGCAAGCCGTGTCACACGGGACTTTGTCGCCGATGCGGCGCGCGCTCCCGGGACGACAGGCAGCCGGTGA
- the gltX gene encoding glutamate--tRNA ligase, with product MGSSPRVRFAPSPTGSLHVGGARTALFNWLYARAKGGSFVLRIEDTDAERSTGESAASIIRDLEALGLSWDEGPGCGGECGPYFQSERLELYRAAAERLLADGKAYRSFQTEEERALVRQARERGESAEAEARYTELDRDEEARRMDAGEPFAVVFRVEPGETVVHDLVRGEVRFRNEDLGDFVIVKSDGRASYNFAVVVDDAAMRIDPVLRGEDHLSNTPRQILLYRALGYAVPQFGHVSMILGPDKTRLSKRHGSVSVQHFLAAGIVPEALVNYLALLGWGAGDDREFFTLEELVGAFSLDRVARTAATFDPAKLEWMNGRYLADLPDEQRGELVHAFLQSRGLREMGQEVSPARARELAALVGDRMKTVPMFLDYAGFFFEESITPSAEDIEGVLVKRAVHTDLCALARRLDAVEPWNDAGVETAFRDFAEESELKLRDIVGPARLAVSGKRQSPGMFESITLLGKERSVSRLCAFGTAHPPRADES from the coding sequence ATGGGTTCCTCCCCGCGCGTCCGATTCGCCCCGAGTCCGACCGGATCGCTCCATGTGGGCGGCGCCCGGACCGCTCTCTTCAACTGGCTGTATGCGCGGGCGAAGGGCGGGAGCTTCGTTCTGCGCATCGAGGACACCGACGCAGAGCGCTCCACCGGAGAGTCCGCCGCTTCGATTATCCGCGATCTGGAGGCGCTGGGCCTCTCCTGGGACGAGGGCCCGGGCTGCGGAGGGGAGTGTGGCCCGTACTTCCAGTCGGAGCGACTGGAGCTGTACCGGGCGGCTGCGGAGCGGCTTCTTGCAGATGGGAAGGCGTATCGGTCATTCCAGACCGAAGAGGAACGGGCGCTGGTGCGCCAGGCGCGTGAACGCGGCGAGAGTGCAGAGGCGGAGGCGCGGTATACGGAGCTGGATCGGGACGAGGAGGCCCGGAGAATGGATGCGGGCGAACCCTTTGCCGTCGTATTCCGAGTGGAACCGGGGGAGACGGTGGTCCACGACCTCGTGCGCGGAGAGGTGCGCTTTCGAAATGAGGATCTGGGCGACTTCGTGATTGTGAAGTCGGACGGACGGGCGTCCTACAACTTCGCCGTGGTCGTGGATGATGCCGCCATGCGGATCGATCCGGTCCTGCGCGGCGAGGACCACCTGTCGAATACTCCGCGGCAGATCCTGCTCTACCGGGCCCTCGGTTACGCGGTCCCGCAGTTCGGCCATGTATCCATGATTCTCGGTCCGGACAAGACGCGCCTTTCGAAGCGGCACGGCTCCGTCTCCGTGCAGCACTTTCTCGCCGCCGGGATTGTGCCTGAAGCGCTGGTGAACTATCTGGCGCTCCTCGGGTGGGGAGCCGGTGACGATCGCGAGTTCTTCACGCTGGAAGAACTGGTGGGTGCGTTCAGTCTGGATCGTGTGGCACGCACCGCCGCGACTTTCGACCCCGCAAAGCTGGAGTGGATGAACGGTCGCTATCTGGCGGATCTCCCCGACGAGCAGCGGGGGGAGCTGGTCCACGCATTCCTCCAGTCGCGCGGGTTGAGGGAGATGGGGCAGGAGGTGAGTCCTGCGCGCGCCCGGGAACTGGCGGCACTGGTCGGAGATCGAATGAAAACGGTGCCCATGTTTCTGGACTATGCCGGGTTTTTCTTTGAGGAGAGCATTACCCCGAGCGCTGAAGATATCGAAGGCGTGCTGGTGAAGCGCGCGGTTCACACGGATCTTTGCGCGCTGGCAAGGCGACTGGATGCAGTGGAGCCGTGGAATGACGCCGGTGTGGAGACCGCCTTCCGGGACTTTGCGGAAGAGTCGGAGCTGAAGTTGCGCGACATTGTCGGCCCGGCGCGCCTTGCTGTTTCCGGGAAGCGCCAGAGTCCCGGGATGTTCGAGTCGATCACGCTCCTCGGAAAGGAGCGCTCGGTTTCCCGCCTGTGCGCGTTCGGAACCGCCCACCCCCCCCGGGCAGACGAGTCCTGA
- a CDS encoding XRE family transcriptional regulator, whose product MEVFGSKLRYYRKLRRLTQAELSRQVGVAPAYISQIESGLRIPSLPVARRFARVLSVDIEVLLGDSRKPDLADDTLSHSEKLELLRQLTMAVESEIDEGTRELDPETYPGSTVRRLHSTEATAVRAYTFRATTPEEQADFRSHDGNEEIYCAVGTLQVKVDEEVLHLSQGETAQFDAPRAHAVTGSPGSVAISTVSPPVTRENLRVRMDVRGSDTDRRASVKARS is encoded by the coding sequence ATGGAAGTCTTCGGATCCAAGTTGCGGTACTACCGGAAGCTCAGGCGACTGACGCAGGCGGAACTCTCCCGGCAAGTGGGCGTGGCACCGGCGTACATCAGTCAGATTGAGTCGGGTCTTCGCATTCCCAGCCTGCCTGTGGCCAGACGGTTCGCTCGTGTGCTGAGCGTGGACATCGAAGTCCTGCTGGGAGACAGCCGAAAGCCGGATCTGGCGGACGACACGCTCTCTCATTCGGAGAAGCTGGAACTGTTGCGGCAGTTGACCATGGCGGTGGAGTCGGAGATCGATGAGGGGACCCGGGAACTGGATCCGGAGACCTATCCGGGAAGTACGGTGAGGAGGCTGCACTCGACAGAGGCCACGGCCGTGCGCGCATACACCTTCCGGGCGACCACTCCGGAAGAGCAAGCGGACTTCCGTTCCCACGACGGGAACGAAGAGATCTATTGCGCGGTCGGGACTCTGCAGGTGAAAGTGGATGAGGAAGTGCTCCATCTTTCACAGGGGGAGACTGCGCAGTTCGACGCGCCTCGCGCGCACGCGGTCACGGGGTCACCGGGTTCTGTGGCGATCTCGACCGTGTCCCCGCCCGTCACCCGGGAGAACCTCAGGGTGCGGATGGATGTGCGGGGGTCAGACACGGACCGGAGGGCTTCGGTGAAGGCCCGAAGCTAG
- a CDS encoding glycosyltransferase family 39 protein has protein sequence MRRRIRHARELLLVLGVAVVARLLFRMETGGDSLFSLLAIDERLYFRLGQQFASGDYGFGAEPLWFAPLYPTLLGLIFAVAGPSAEVIRWVQTLLGCGTAVLVASLAGRVASRRAALMAGLALAVLPAALFFEGRLLYTSITLFGTALFLRLLVEAWEEPRGALRYSVWAGLALGLLGLARSNVLLFAPVGALLLLWRRGWRSGVLFGAGVCVMLLPVLLRNGVTSGEWTPMTVNGGMILATSFEEGSVGGRAGLRGPTDFGPGGSYQREAEQALGRRVSLAEASRYHRDLAVSRVRNDPAGAARLVVRKVALLFNAREIGDNLDLEFMRERSVVLRWIPAPWAIGMAAALAGAVVAVRRRKESHLLLLAFALVYAISLLVFFVNSRYRLPLAVPGAVLGAVGVCRILDLARLRKWRPLALPALVVSVVLAAGLRDPGVRADPALRLLAVGAALEGAGDHEEALAMTDAAIEQAPEIPGAYQNRAVSLLALGRRREALAAATEALRRNPALFDAWMTRGAILAGEGLLEEAAVAFERAVQLSPDDPGARRNLRRAREMLEAGPERTAQE, from the coding sequence TTGCGCCGTCGCATTCGTCATGCCCGGGAATTGCTGCTTGTGTTGGGGGTCGCCGTCGTGGCGCGCCTTCTCTTCCGCATGGAAACGGGCGGCGATTCCCTGTTCTCCCTGTTGGCCATCGACGAGCGATTGTACTTCCGCCTCGGGCAGCAGTTCGCCTCCGGAGATTACGGCTTCGGGGCGGAGCCGCTGTGGTTTGCGCCGCTCTACCCGACGCTTCTCGGGCTGATCTTCGCGGTGGCCGGTCCTTCCGCAGAGGTCATTCGGTGGGTCCAGACCCTGCTGGGCTGCGGGACGGCGGTTCTTGTGGCAAGCCTCGCGGGGCGGGTCGCATCGCGCCGGGCAGCACTGATGGCGGGTCTGGCGCTGGCCGTGCTTCCGGCGGCTCTCTTCTTCGAAGGACGACTCCTTTACACATCGATCACGCTGTTTGGTACGGCGCTCTTCCTGCGCCTTCTGGTGGAGGCGTGGGAGGAACCACGGGGGGCGTTGCGGTACAGCGTCTGGGCCGGGCTGGCACTGGGGCTCTTGGGCCTTGCGCGGTCGAATGTGCTTCTTTTCGCGCCCGTGGGGGCGCTCCTTCTGCTGTGGCGGAGGGGATGGCGGTCCGGGGTGCTGTTCGGCGCGGGAGTCTGCGTGATGCTTCTCCCGGTGCTCCTTCGGAACGGAGTCACAAGTGGCGAGTGGACGCCGATGACAGTCAACGGCGGGATGATTCTGGCGACTTCATTCGAAGAGGGTTCTGTGGGCGGGCGTGCCGGGCTGCGAGGCCCCACGGACTTTGGGCCCGGAGGGTCGTACCAGCGCGAGGCGGAGCAGGCCCTCGGGAGGCGTGTTTCGCTGGCGGAGGCGTCTCGGTACCACCGGGACCTTGCGGTGTCACGAGTGCGCAACGATCCGGCGGGGGCGGCGCGGTTGGTGGTGCGCAAAGTGGCGCTCCTCTTCAATGCGCGGGAGATCGGCGACAATCTGGACCTGGAGTTCATGCGGGAGAGGTCCGTCGTGCTGAGGTGGATTCCGGCACCCTGGGCGATCGGGATGGCGGCCGCGCTGGCGGGGGCGGTCGTTGCGGTCCGGCGCCGCAAGGAGTCGCACCTTCTGCTGCTGGCCTTTGCGCTGGTCTATGCGATCAGTCTCCTCGTGTTCTTCGTGAACTCCCGCTATCGACTTCCTCTGGCGGTGCCGGGGGCGGTTCTCGGCGCGGTGGGTGTTTGCCGGATCCTGGATCTTGCGCGGCTCCGAAAGTGGAGGCCGCTGGCACTTCCCGCGCTCGTGGTCTCGGTGGTGCTGGCGGCGGGGCTGCGCGATCCCGGGGTGCGTGCGGATCCGGCGCTTCGCCTCCTGGCCGTGGGGGCGGCGCTGGAGGGCGCGGGAGATCACGAGGAGGCGCTGGCGATGACCGATGCCGCCATCGAGCAGGCTCCCGAGATCCCGGGCGCTTACCAGAACAGGGCGGTGAGCCTGCTGGCCCTGGGGCGCCGGAGGGAGGCATTGGCGGCGGCCACGGAAGCGCTGCGACGGAACCCGGCCCTCTTCGATGCATGGATGACGCGGGGCGCGATCCTTGCCGGAGAGGGGCTGCTGGAGGAAGCGGCGGTGGCCTTCGAGCGCGCGGTCCAGCTCTCGCCGGATGACCCGGGCGCGCGGCGGAATCTCCGTCGGGCGCGAGAGATGCTGGAGGCCGGGCCTGAGAGGACTGCGCAAGAGTAA